From the genome of Verrucomicrobiia bacterium, one region includes:
- the groL gene encoding chaperonin GroEL (60 kDa chaperone family; promotes refolding of misfolded polypeptides especially under stressful conditions; forms two stacked rings of heptamers to form a barrel-shaped 14mer; ends can be capped by GroES; misfolded proteins enter the barrel where they are refolded when GroES binds), whose protein sequence is MAAKQLLFDEAARQAILRGVSKLTKAVSATLGPKGRNVVLDKKFGSPTITKDGVTVAKEIELEDPYENMGAQMVREVASKTSDNAGDGTTTATVLAEAIYREGLKFVTSGANPIGIHRGIQKAVDAAVAHLDKISKKVKDKEEIKQVATVSANWDTTIGDIIAEAMDKVGKDGTITVEEAKSIETTLDVVEGMQFDKGYLSPYFVTNAEAMEAKLDDAYILNFEKKISSLKDLLPILEKVAKVGKPLLIIAEEVEGEALATLVVNKLRGTINVCAVKAPGFGDRRKAMCEDIAILTGGKFISEDLGIKLETITLDDLGRAKSIVVDKENTTIVEGAGKSSEIQGRVNQIRRQIEETTSDYDREKLQERLAKLAGGVAVINVGAATESEMKEKKARVEDALHATRAAVEEGIVAGGGVALVRCIAAIDTAKTANEDEQIGVSIIKRAVEAPLRALAANAGEEGSVIVEQVKKAKGNEGYNVATSQYADLVKAGVVDPKKVTRSALQHAASISGLLLTTECLITEVPEKEKPAAPAGHGPGGMGGMDY, encoded by the coding sequence ATGGCAGCAAAACAACTGTTGTTCGATGAAGCCGCGCGTCAGGCTATCCTGCGCGGGGTTTCCAAACTCACCAAGGCGGTTTCCGCCACGCTCGGGCCGAAGGGTCGCAACGTGGTGCTCGATAAGAAATTTGGCTCTCCCACCATCACCAAGGACGGAGTGACGGTCGCCAAGGAAATCGAGCTGGAAGATCCGTACGAAAACATGGGCGCGCAAATGGTCCGCGAAGTCGCCAGCAAAACCAGCGACAACGCGGGCGACGGCACCACCACCGCCACCGTTCTCGCCGAGGCGATTTATCGCGAAGGCTTGAAGTTCGTCACCAGCGGCGCCAATCCGATCGGAATTCACCGCGGCATTCAAAAGGCGGTGGACGCCGCCGTGGCGCACTTGGACAAGATCTCCAAAAAGGTCAAGGACAAGGAAGAGATCAAGCAGGTCGCGACCGTTTCCGCCAACTGGGACACCACCATCGGTGACATCATCGCCGAGGCCATGGACAAGGTCGGCAAGGACGGCACCATCACCGTCGAGGAAGCCAAATCCATCGAAACCACGCTCGACGTGGTCGAAGGTATGCAGTTCGACAAAGGCTATCTGTCTCCCTACTTCGTAACCAACGCCGAGGCGATGGAAGCGAAGCTGGATGACGCGTACATCCTGAACTTTGAAAAGAAGATCAGTTCGCTCAAGGATCTGTTACCGATCCTGGAAAAGGTCGCGAAAGTCGGCAAACCGCTGTTGATCATTGCGGAAGAAGTCGAAGGCGAAGCGCTTGCCACCTTGGTGGTGAACAAGCTGCGGGGCACGATCAACGTCTGCGCCGTCAAGGCGCCCGGATTCGGAGATCGCCGCAAAGCCATGTGCGAAGACATCGCCATCCTCACCGGCGGCAAGTTCATCAGCGAAGACCTCGGCATCAAGCTCGAGACCATCACGTTGGATGATCTCGGTCGCGCCAAGAGCATCGTGGTGGACAAGGAAAACACCACCATCGTTGAGGGCGCGGGCAAGTCCTCGGAAATCCAGGGTCGGGTGAATCAGATTCGCCGTCAGATCGAGGAAACCACGAGCGACTACGATCGCGAGAAATTGCAAGAACGCCTGGCCAAGCTGGCCGGAGGCGTGGCCGTCATCAATGTCGGCGCCGCCACCGAGTCGGAGATGAAGGAGAAGAAGGCGCGCGTTGAAGACGCCTTGCACGCGACCCGGGCCGCTGTCGAAGAAGGCATTGTGGCCGGAGGCGGCGTGGCGTTGGTGCGCTGTATTGCCGCGATTGACACCGCCAAGACCGCCAATGAAGACGAGCAGATCGGCGTCAGCATCATCAAGCGCGCCGTCGAAGCTCCGTTGCGGGCGCTCGCGGCTAATGCCGGCGAGGAAGGCAGCGTCATCGTCGAGCAGGTCAAGAAAGCGAAGGGCAACGAAGGTTACAACGTCGCCACCAGCCAGTATGCGGACCTCGTCAAGGCGGGCGTGGTGGACCCGAAGAAGGTCACCCGCAGCGCGTTGCAACACGCCGCTTCAATCTCGGGTTTGCTCCTGACCACCGAATGCCTCATCACCGAGGTGCCGGAGAAGGAAAAGCCCGCGGCTCCTGCCGGACACGGTCCCGGCGGCATGGGCGGAATGGACTACTAA
- a CDS encoding co-chaperone GroES gives MALNIKPLGDRILVEPVEEKETKKGGIIIPDSAKEKPQEGIVRVLGTGKTDDDGKKIAFEVKVGDRVLVSKYGGTEIKLDGKEYKIFSSDDLVAILN, from the coding sequence ATGGCACTGAACATTAAACCCCTCGGCGACCGGATTCTCGTGGAACCGGTCGAAGAGAAGGAAACGAAAAAGGGCGGCATCATTATTCCCGATTCCGCCAAGGAAAAACCGCAGGAAGGTATTGTCCGCGTGCTCGGCACGGGAAAAACGGACGATGACGGCAAGAAAATCGCCTTTGAAGTGAAAGTGGGCGATCGCGTGCTCGTCTCGAAATACGGCGGCACGGAAATCAAGCTCGACGGCAAGGAGTACAAGATTTTCAGCTCCGATGACCTCGTCGCGATTCTGAACTAA
- the dnaK gene encoding molecular chaperone DnaK: MSKVLGIDLGTTNSCMSVMEAGEPVVLENSEGKRTTPSVVAFAKNGERLVGDAAKRQAVTNSRNTIYSIKRFMGRKYDEVQEETKRMPYKVVKAANGDCAVEVEVEGKAKQFSPPEISAMILAKLKADAETRLGEKITQTVITVPAYFNDSQRQATKDAGRIAGLEVLRIINEPTAASLAYGLDKKKDEKIAVYDLGGGTFDISVLEIGDGVFEVKATNGDTHLGGDDWDNAVMDWILDEFKREQGMDLRKQPDALQRIKEEAEKAKIALSSSSTYDINLPFITADANGPKHIQKTLTRAKLEQLTDALFERTTKPVLACLKDAGFSADKIDELVLVGGMTRMPRVVETAHKLVNKTPHQGVNPDEVVAIGAGIQGGVLKGDVKDVLLLDVTPLSLGIETLGGVFTRLIERNTTIPTRKSEIFSTASDGQPGVEIHVLQGERQFARDNKTIGKFQLADLPPAPRGVPQIEVSFDIDANGILNVAAKDLGTGKEQKITITASSGLSKEEVEKMRKDAEAHAEEDKTKREEVETRNEADNAVYRTEKMLKESGDKLSGDDKKKIEEAVKSVKDALKGSDAAAIKSSSEKLNEVWQSVSAELYKKAAEQSKASGATAGEASGGGAGKADEAKDGKDEGPIIDAEVVDEKK; this comes from the coding sequence ATGTCAAAAGTATTAGGCATTGACTTGGGAACGACGAACTCCTGCATGTCCGTGATGGAAGCGGGGGAGCCGGTGGTTCTCGAGAACTCCGAGGGCAAGCGAACCACTCCCAGCGTGGTGGCTTTTGCCAAAAATGGCGAGCGGCTGGTTGGCGACGCGGCGAAGCGTCAGGCCGTCACCAACTCGCGCAACACGATTTACTCCATCAAGCGTTTCATGGGTCGTAAGTACGATGAAGTGCAGGAGGAAACCAAACGCATGCCCTACAAGGTGGTGAAAGCCGCCAACGGCGATTGCGCCGTGGAAGTGGAAGTCGAGGGCAAAGCCAAACAATTTTCGCCGCCGGAAATTTCCGCGATGATTCTGGCCAAGCTGAAAGCGGACGCTGAAACCCGGTTGGGCGAGAAGATCACGCAAACGGTCATCACCGTGCCCGCCTATTTTAACGACTCCCAACGCCAGGCCACCAAGGACGCCGGGCGGATCGCGGGTCTCGAAGTCCTTCGCATCATCAATGAACCGACCGCCGCCTCGCTTGCCTACGGTTTGGACAAGAAGAAGGACGAGAAGATCGCGGTTTACGATTTGGGCGGTGGCACGTTCGATATTTCCGTGTTGGAAATCGGCGATGGCGTGTTTGAGGTCAAAGCCACCAACGGCGATACGCACCTCGGTGGTGACGACTGGGACAACGCGGTGATGGACTGGATTCTGGACGAATTCAAACGCGAACAAGGCATGGATTTGCGCAAGCAACCAGACGCGTTGCAACGCATCAAGGAGGAGGCTGAGAAAGCGAAGATCGCGCTCTCCAGTTCGTCCACTTACGACATTAATCTGCCGTTCATCACGGCGGATGCCAACGGCCCGAAGCACATTCAAAAGACGCTGACGCGCGCCAAGCTGGAACAGCTCACCGACGCGCTGTTTGAGCGCACCACCAAGCCGGTGCTGGCTTGCTTGAAGGACGCCGGGTTCAGCGCCGATAAAATTGATGAACTGGTTTTGGTGGGCGGAATGACCCGGATGCCGCGCGTGGTGGAAACCGCGCACAAACTGGTGAACAAGACTCCGCACCAAGGGGTGAATCCGGATGAAGTGGTTGCCATCGGCGCCGGCATCCAAGGGGGCGTGCTCAAGGGCGACGTGAAAGACGTGTTGCTCCTGGATGTGACCCCGTTGTCCCTCGGAATTGAAACCCTCGGCGGTGTGTTCACCCGGTTGATCGAGCGCAACACCACCATCCCGACGCGCAAATCGGAAATTTTTTCAACTGCGAGCGACGGTCAACCCGGCGTGGAGATTCATGTGTTGCAGGGCGAACGCCAATTCGCCCGCGATAACAAAACCATTGGCAAGTTCCAACTCGCTGATCTTCCTCCCGCCCCACGCGGCGTGCCGCAAATCGAGGTTTCGTTTGATATTGACGCGAACGGCATCCTGAACGTGGCCGCCAAGGACCTGGGCACGGGCAAGGAGCAAAAAATCACCATCACGGCCAGCAGCGGTCTCTCGAAGGAAGAAGTGGAGAAGATGCGCAAAGACGCCGAAGCGCACGCCGAGGAAGACAAGACCAAGCGCGAGGAAGTCGAGACGCGCAACGAAGCCGACAATGCCGTTTATCGCACCGAGAAAATGCTCAAGGAAAGCGGCGACAAGCTTTCCGGCGACGACAAGAAGAAGATCGAAGAAGCGGTCAAGTCCGTGAAGGACGCGCTAAAAGGCAGCGACGCGGCGGCGATCAAGTCGAGCAGCGAAAAGCTCAATGAGGTGTGGCAGTCCGTGAGCGCGGAGCTTTACAAAAAAGCCGCGGAACAAAGCAAGGCCAGCGGCGCGACGGCGGGCGAGGCGTCCGGCGGCGGTGCCGGCAAAGCGGATGAGGCCAAGGACGGCAAGGATGAAGGGCCGATCATTGACGCCGAAGTGGTGGACGAGAAGAAGTGA
- a CDS encoding metallophosphoesterase, producing MNMKRRTFIGTLSVAGLGQTLAQSSGPLSPVKKTSLVRTPLVLMAPRADGCEAVWAVNRLSRGRIEWEAEDGSSGRAGADAFGFVPQGDNILRVRVSGLTPGQSYRVRSVTQAADNDETQVSAWKSFRTLSPTAAATRFVVWNDTHIHNDTIRGLHQATPAADFLLWNGDTCNNWTDQELFVPTLLHPGECDISTDRPLFITWGNHDVRGALAFKMPELVATPSGRPFYAFRSGPVAVICLDTGEDKPDDHPSFRGRVAFDVLRAEQTQWLQETIRRPEFRDAPYRVVFCHIPLRWRNEQLPNYDQGGFDHFSARGRAAWHEALVAWKTQIILSGHTHSDAWLPPTEEFPYGQLVGGGPQWERATWIEGVADLDQLRFKTTNLEGKVLHDVTLKPLT from the coding sequence ATGAACATGAAACGCCGCACTTTCATTGGAACGCTCTCCGTCGCTGGACTTGGACAAACGCTCGCTCAAAGTTCCGGCCCGTTGTCACCGGTCAAGAAAACTTCGCTTGTCCGCACGCCCCTGGTGCTCATGGCGCCGCGCGCGGATGGTTGTGAAGCGGTCTGGGCGGTCAACCGTTTGAGCCGGGGTCGGATTGAATGGGAAGCGGAGGATGGTTCAAGCGGCCGAGCGGGCGCCGATGCGTTTGGGTTCGTTCCCCAAGGCGACAATATCCTGCGGGTCCGGGTTTCCGGATTGACCCCGGGCCAAAGCTATCGCGTGCGTTCAGTGACTCAGGCAGCCGATAACGACGAGACGCAGGTCAGCGCGTGGAAGTCATTTCGCACTTTAAGCCCGACCGCCGCGGCCACGCGCTTCGTCGTCTGGAACGACACGCACATTCACAATGACACGATTCGCGGGCTGCATCAGGCGACACCGGCGGCGGATTTTCTGTTGTGGAATGGCGACACTTGCAACAACTGGACCGATCAGGAGTTGTTCGTTCCCACTTTGCTGCATCCGGGTGAGTGCGACATCAGCACCGACCGCCCCCTGTTCATCACCTGGGGCAATCACGATGTGCGGGGCGCGTTGGCTTTCAAGATGCCCGAACTGGTGGCCACGCCCAGTGGCCGGCCTTTCTATGCGTTTCGCTCCGGCCCGGTGGCGGTGATCTGTTTGGACACCGGCGAAGACAAGCCGGATGATCACCCCTCGTTCCGCGGGCGCGTGGCGTTTGACGTTTTGCGCGCCGAACAAACGCAATGGTTGCAGGAAACCATCCGTCGCCCCGAGTTTCGCGACGCCCCGTATCGCGTGGTGTTCTGTCACATTCCGCTGCGATGGCGCAACGAGCAGTTGCCCAATTATGACCAGGGCGGTTTCGATCACTTCAGCGCGCGCGGTCGCGCCGCTTGGCATGAAGCGCTGGTCGCTTGGAAGACGCAAATCATTTTGTCCGGCCACACCCACTCCGATGCGTGGCTGCCGCCAACGGAGGAGTTTCCCTACGGTCAATTGGTGGGCGGCGGTCCGCAATGGGAGCGCGCCACTTGGATCGAAGGCGTGGCCGACCTTGATCAACTCCGCTTCAAAACCACCAATCTGGAAGGAAAAGTTCTACACGACGTCACGCTTAAACCACTGACCTGA
- the pyrE gene encoding orotate phosphoribosyltransferase produces MAQFTIPSVTQNEVLQVFRDTGALLEGHFILRSGLHSRQFFQCALALQQMPIVEKLGAALATKLKSLGAVTVVAPAMGGLVIGQEVARQLGLRFIFVEKEEGRLVLRRGFKIAPGEKILVVEDVVTKGGRVRETIEIVRAHGGNVLGVGMMVDRSNGQTELGVPQFSLITLQVEAFDPNHLPPDLAKTPAVKPGSK; encoded by the coding sequence ATGGCTCAATTTACCATTCCGTCCGTGACACAAAACGAAGTGCTACAAGTTTTTCGCGATACCGGAGCCTTGCTGGAAGGTCATTTCATTCTGCGGAGCGGCTTGCACAGCCGCCAATTCTTCCAGTGCGCGCTCGCCTTGCAACAAATGCCCATTGTCGAAAAACTCGGCGCGGCGCTGGCAACGAAACTCAAGTCGCTCGGCGCGGTCACAGTGGTGGCGCCCGCGATGGGCGGTCTCGTCATCGGGCAGGAAGTTGCGCGGCAACTGGGCCTGCGTTTCATTTTTGTGGAGAAGGAGGAAGGCCGGCTGGTGCTGCGGCGCGGATTCAAAATCGCTCCCGGCGAAAAAATTCTGGTGGTTGAGGACGTGGTGACCAAGGGCGGGCGGGTGCGGGAAACCATTGAGATTGTGCGTGCGCACGGCGGCAACGTGCTGGGCGTGGGCATGATGGTGGATCGTTCCAACGGCCAAACCGAACTGGGCGTGCCGCAATTCAGCTTGATCACTTTGCAGGTGGAAGCTTTCGATCCCAATCATCTTCCGCCGGACCTGGCAAAAACGCCCGCCGTCAAACCCGGCAGCAAATAG
- a CDS encoding S8 family serine peptidase, which produces MKTLAWLGLLLASQFIALPQITQSVVPATLYRDDQILVLPRPGTDNALAELRRAWQSEVRSTFPSLGGLQVVSVPPPETVASLIEKFQQSGWVQYAEPDYRRFLNVVPDDPKFTDGALWGLHNTGQNGGTADADIDAPEAWDLIHDASNVIVAVLDTGIRYTHEDLAANLWTHPLDGGHGFNAFDGSTNVLETSGSGHGTMVAGVVGAVGNNGKGTTGVAWRVQLMAGKCFDAVGNSSDSLIIACLDYARTNGAQIILGAFDSPAYSQSLSNAIVAVRDAGIIFVSSCGNAEPPAYQPVNVDVNPRYPAGYDIDNIVSVAYTDRNDQLGVLSNYGATNVDLAAPGENIYTTHVATDTFYTDFYSGTSLAAPHVAGALALMKARFPTEPPQQLIQRLLSAVDPKPALQGKCATGGRLNLYRALSPPLRLTPLAAPGDWPFRLRVSTGPNRWCVVETSTDLVQWQPVHTNTTSATGTFDYTAATPTNAASYFFRATAAP; this is translated from the coding sequence ATGAAAACACTCGCTTGGCTCGGCCTGCTGCTCGCCAGTCAGTTTATCGCTCTGCCCCAAATAACTCAGTCAGTGGTCCCGGCGACCCTTTATCGCGACGACCAAATCCTGGTTCTGCCCCGACCCGGTACCGACAACGCCTTGGCGGAACTCCGCCGCGCCTGGCAATCCGAAGTGCGCAGCACTTTTCCCAGTCTCGGAGGATTGCAAGTGGTGTCCGTGCCGCCGCCGGAAACGGTTGCCAGTTTGATCGAGAAATTTCAGCAAAGCGGTTGGGTGCAATATGCCGAACCGGATTACCGGCGCTTCCTGAACGTCGTTCCGGACGATCCTAAATTCACCGACGGCGCTCTGTGGGGATTGCATAACACCGGCCAGAACGGCGGCACCGCGGATGCCGACATTGATGCTCCGGAAGCCTGGGATCTCATTCACGACGCCAGCAACGTGATCGTGGCCGTGCTGGACACCGGCATTCGTTACACTCATGAAGACCTGGCCGCCAATCTGTGGACGCATCCGCTGGATGGCGGCCATGGATTCAACGCTTTTGATGGCAGCACGAACGTGTTGGAAACGAGCGGCTCGGGCCATGGCACCATGGTGGCCGGGGTGGTGGGCGCGGTGGGCAACAACGGCAAAGGCACCACCGGAGTCGCCTGGCGCGTGCAACTGATGGCCGGTAAATGTTTCGACGCTGTCGGCAACTCCAGCGATTCGCTGATCATCGCCTGTTTGGATTACGCTCGCACCAACGGCGCGCAAATCATCCTCGGCGCGTTCGACAGCCCCGCTTATTCGCAATCCTTGTCCAACGCGATTGTGGCGGTGCGGGATGCGGGAATTATTTTTGTCAGCTCCTGCGGCAACGCCGAACCACCCGCCTACCAACCGGTCAACGTGGATGTTAATCCGCGCTACCCTGCCGGCTACGACATTGATAATATCGTCTCGGTGGCGTACACGGATCGGAACGATCAACTCGGCGTGCTTTCCAATTATGGCGCGACCAATGTGGACCTGGCCGCGCCCGGTGAGAACATTTACACCACCCACGTCGCCACGGACACGTTCTACACGGATTTTTACTCGGGCACGTCGCTGGCCGCGCCGCACGTGGCGGGCGCGTTGGCCTTGATGAAAGCCAGATTCCCCACCGAACCGCCGCAACAACTGATTCAACGATTGCTGAGCGCGGTGGACCCGAAGCCCGCCTTGCAGGGTAAATGCGCGACGGGCGGACGCTTGAATCTGTATCGCGCGCTCAGTCCCCCCCTCCGGCTGACACCTCTTGCCGCGCCGGGCGACTGGCCGTTTCGATTGCGCGTGAGTACCGGGCCGAATCGCTGGTGCGTGGTTGAAACTTCAACCGACCTGGTCCAGTGGCAACCCGTGCATACCAACACCACTTCCGCTACGGGCACATTTGATTACACCGCCGCCACTCCCACCAACGCAGCGTCATACTTCTTCCGCGCCACCGCCGCCCCGTGA
- a CDS encoding sulfatase: protein MSDDHAAHAISAYGSQVNQTPNLDRLAHEGVRLSNCFAVNAICTPSRAAILTGKYSHINGVTVFNRFDGSQWTVAKALQAAGYHTGMIGKWHLQSDPTGFDYWNILVGQGLYFDPVFIEMGKRKKHSGYATDLITDFSLQFLEQRPTDQPFFLMMHHKAPHRAWQPHPKYAYLFDDADLPEPETFNDDYATRADAAREAIMRVSRDLTRNDLKLPPPPGLKGEALTAWRRGTDTELEMITAGRTNRLTGAALKKWKYQRYLKDYLACIASVDESVGRVLDYLDRTGLATNTIVIYTSDQGFFLGDHDWFDKRFMYEESIRMPFLMRYPAELPAGRVVDPMVLNVDFAPLFLDFAGVPVPPEVQGRSFRSLLSGLPPADWRRSWYYRYYHYPNEHGVEPHYGVRTERYKLIYYHRLEQWELFDLRMDPHELRNLYAAPQNARLVADLKAELTRLQEELNDRNQFTDVK from the coding sequence ATGTCCGACGACCACGCAGCGCACGCCATCAGCGCGTACGGCAGCCAGGTCAATCAAACTCCTAATCTGGATCGGCTGGCTCACGAGGGGGTGCGGCTCAGCAATTGTTTCGCGGTGAACGCAATCTGCACCCCAAGTCGGGCGGCGATTCTCACCGGCAAATACAGTCACATCAACGGCGTTACGGTCTTCAACCGGTTCGATGGCAGCCAGTGGACGGTGGCCAAGGCGTTGCAGGCGGCGGGTTACCACACCGGCATGATCGGCAAGTGGCATCTGCAAAGTGACCCGACCGGTTTTGACTATTGGAACATCCTGGTCGGACAGGGATTGTATTTTGATCCGGTGTTCATTGAAATGGGGAAGCGGAAAAAACACTCCGGCTACGCCACGGACCTGATCACCGATTTCTCACTGCAATTTCTCGAGCAACGTCCCACCGATCAGCCGTTCTTTCTGATGATGCACCACAAAGCGCCGCATCGCGCCTGGCAGCCTCATCCCAAATACGCGTACCTATTCGATGACGCGGACCTGCCCGAGCCGGAAACATTTAATGACGATTACGCCACCCGCGCGGACGCCGCGCGAGAAGCCATCATGCGGGTCAGCCGCGATCTCACTCGAAACGATCTCAAGCTGCCTCCACCGCCCGGATTGAAAGGAGAAGCGCTGACCGCTTGGCGGCGCGGTACGGATACGGAATTGGAAATGATCACGGCGGGGCGCACCAACCGGCTCACCGGCGCGGCGCTCAAAAAGTGGAAATATCAGCGTTACCTGAAGGATTACCTCGCGTGCATCGCGTCCGTGGATGAAAGCGTGGGCCGCGTGTTGGATTACCTGGATCGAACCGGTCTGGCCACCAACACCATCGTCATCTACACCTCGGACCAAGGATTTTTCCTCGGCGACCACGACTGGTTCGACAAGCGCTTCATGTATGAAGAATCCATTCGGATGCCCTTCTTGATGCGTTACCCGGCCGAACTGCCGGCGGGACGCGTCGTTGATCCGATGGTACTGAACGTGGATTTTGCGCCGTTGTTTCTGGACTTTGCCGGCGTCCCCGTGCCGCCGGAAGTCCAGGGACGCAGCTTCCGGTCGCTGCTCTCGGGCCTCCCTCCGGCCGATTGGCGGCGTAGTTGGTATTATCGCTATTACCATTATCCGAACGAACACGGGGTCGAGCCACACTACGGCGTGCGCACCGAACGCTACAAATTGATTTACTACCACCGCCTGGAGCAATGGGAGCTATTTGATTTGCGCATGGATCCGCACGAGTTGCGGAACCTCTATGCCGCACCGCAAAACGCGCGACTGGTGGCGGATTTGAAAGCGGAGCTGACGCGGTTGCAGGAAGAACTGAATGACCGCAACCAGTTTACGGACGTGAAGTGA
- the lptB gene encoding LPS export ABC transporter ATP-binding protein → MDQSPTLSPAASTAPVAASDSLLLQTSALVKEYKHRRVVNGVSIQVGAGEIVGLLGPNGAGKTTTFNMVVGVVRPDAGQVSFLDRDITKLAMHQRARLGIGYLTQEPSVFRKLTVAQNIQAILETCKMDRRERAVRLQYLLEELELTPLAKSKAYTLSGGEKRRLEITRALVTSPKLLLLDEPFAGIDPLAVYEVQKIVRRLRDRGLGLLITDHSAREMLKLIDRGYIIVKGQVLIEGSAEFLAHDPKAREIYLGPDFNL, encoded by the coding sequence ATGGACCAGTCACCAACTCTATCGCCAGCGGCATCCACGGCTCCCGTTGCGGCTTCCGATTCGCTGTTGCTGCAAACGAGCGCGCTGGTGAAGGAATACAAACATCGCCGCGTCGTGAACGGAGTTTCCATCCAGGTGGGCGCGGGCGAAATCGTTGGGTTGCTCGGTCCGAACGGCGCGGGCAAAACCACCACCTTCAACATGGTGGTGGGCGTGGTGCGACCCGACGCCGGGCAGGTAAGCTTTCTGGATCGCGACATCACCAAACTGGCCATGCACCAACGCGCGCGGTTGGGCATCGGTTACCTGACGCAGGAACCGTCCGTATTCCGCAAACTCACGGTGGCGCAAAACATCCAGGCGATTCTCGAAACCTGCAAAATGGATCGGCGCGAACGCGCGGTGCGTTTGCAATATCTGCTCGAAGAACTGGAACTCACCCCGCTCGCCAAAAGCAAGGCCTACACGCTCAGTGGCGGCGAAAAGCGTCGGCTCGAAATCACCCGCGCCCTGGTTACCAGTCCAAAGTTGCTGCTGTTGGATGAACCGTTCGCGGGCATTGATCCACTGGCGGTTTATGAGGTGCAGAAAATTGTGCGCCGCCTGCGCGATCGCGGTCTCGGCCTGTTGATCACCGACCACAGCGCGCGCGAGATGCTCAAGCTGATTGATCGCGGTTACATCATTGTAAAAGGCCAGGTGCTCATTGAAGGTTCGGCGGAATTTCTGGCGCACGATCCCAAGGCGCGCGAAATCTATCTCGGCCCGGACTTCAACCTCTGA
- the kdsA gene encoding 3-deoxy-8-phosphooctulonate synthase produces the protein MLQRGVLNDASLWKALTDRRRLALIAGPCVIESEKLCLDVAAALKKTCTRLRIPYVFKASFDKANRTSDQSFRGPGLVAGLNVLARVRAKIGVPVLTDIHTEAQAAAAGEVVDILQIPAFLCRQTDLIEAAVATGKIVNIKKGQFLSPQEMGRVVAKARRAGGKRILLTERGTTFGYNNLVADMRAIPILKQTDCPVIFDATHSVQLPGAGGDQSSGQREFAPVLARAAVAAGANGVFIETHPHPDKALSDGPNMIALADLPKVLQSLRKVFAAVNPG, from the coding sequence ATGTTACAACGCGGCGTGCTTAATGATGCCTCACTTTGGAAAGCGTTGACCGACCGACGGCGGCTTGCCTTGATCGCCGGGCCTTGCGTGATCGAGTCGGAAAAACTCTGCCTGGACGTGGCGGCGGCGTTGAAAAAAACCTGCACCCGTCTCCGCATCCCTTACGTTTTCAAAGCGAGCTTCGATAAGGCGAATCGCACTTCGGATCAGTCGTTTCGCGGGCCGGGTCTGGTCGCCGGGCTAAACGTGCTGGCCCGGGTGCGCGCGAAAATCGGTGTGCCCGTGCTCACCGACATCCACACCGAAGCGCAAGCCGCCGCCGCGGGCGAAGTGGTGGATATTTTGCAAATCCCCGCCTTCCTCTGTCGTCAAACGGATTTGATCGAAGCCGCCGTGGCCACGGGAAAAATTGTGAATATCAAGAAGGGACAGTTTCTTTCGCCGCAAGAAATGGGGCGCGTGGTGGCCAAGGCGCGTCGCGCCGGTGGCAAACGGATTTTATTGACCGAACGCGGCACGACGTTCGGTTACAACAATCTGGTGGCGGATATGCGCGCGATCCCGATTCTGAAACAGACCGATTGCCCGGTCATTTTTGACGCGACCCACTCGGTGCAATTGCCGGGGGCGGGTGGCGATCAATCCTCCGGCCAGCGGGAATTCGCGCCGGTGCTGGCGCGCGCGGCGGTGGCGGCGGGCGCCAACGGCGTGTTCATTGAAACCCATCCCCATCCTGACAAGGCGCTCAGCGATGGCCCGAACATGATCGCCTTGGCGGACCTGCCCAAAGTGTTGCAAAGCTTGCGAAAGGTTTTTGCCGCCGTGAACCCAGGTTAA
- a CDS encoding carboxypeptidase-like regulatory domain-containing protein, with translation MRFSASIAILLGSIFCQGCVVFPYPTPEVRGSVVDATTKQAISGVRIAVRNHSNIHCTSAADGSFTLPAGSRWGFCFLMPGDYLALADVCFKAEDYRSVINRYCGGMGSGRPVILEQPVELQKQTQP, from the coding sequence ATGAGATTTTCAGCCAGTATTGCGATTTTGCTTGGGAGCATTTTTTGTCAGGGGTGTGTCGTCTTTCCCTATCCAACGCCAGAAGTGCGCGGGTCGGTGGTTGATGCTACGACCAAGCAAGCGATTTCAGGTGTGAGGATAGCAGTTCGCAATCATTCCAACATTCATTGCACGTCGGCAGCAGACGGAAGCTTTACTTTGCCAGCCGGAAGCAGATGGGGATTTTGCTTTTTAATGCCCGGCGACTATCTGGCGTTGGCTGATGTTTGTTTCAAAGCAGAAGATTATCGGAGTGTCATCAATCGGTATTGTGGTGGTATGGGCAGTGGTCGCCCTGTTATTTTGGAGCAGCCAGTTGAGTTACAGAAACAGACGCAACCGTGA